The segment GGCGCTGTCCAGTCGGAGCAGTCCTTTGAGCCGGGGCAACCGCTGCCCGGATTCTACCGCTCGCCTTATACACAGTTCAATCTCACCACAGACACGAAGACACTGGACATCAAGCGCGAAGGAAGATCGCTTGCCGTTTCATGGGAATATGATCTCTACGTATACGGGGAATTATCAGGACAGTTCGCTATAAGTTTGAATATACAGGAGGAACCACAATCATGACACAATCTTTAAATCCGCTCCAGCTTGCCCATGAACGGGTGAAGGAGGCCATCGCCGATGCGGTAGTAGCCGCAGGTCTGGTGTCCCGCGAAGAGCTGCCCGCCATTGTGCTGGAAGTACCGAAGGACAAGGCCCATGGAGATATGGCCACCAATGCTGCTATGCAGCTGACCAAGATTGCTAAGCGTAACCCCCGGCAGATCGCCGAGGCGATTATAGAGCATCTGGATACGGGCCGCGCTTCTATTGAGAAGGCGGAGATTGCCGGACCGGGCTTCATTAACTTCACTTTGTCCAAAAGCTATCTCTACCCCGTGATCGCACTTGTGGCCGAGCAGGGTGAAGGTTATGGCCGTGTGAACATAGGCCAGGGCAAGCGTGTAGAAATGGAGTTCGTCAGCGCGAACCCTACCGGCAGCCTTCATCTGGGACATGCCCGCGGCGCTGCGGTCGGCGATGCCCTGTGCAACGTGCTGGATTATGCCGGCTACAACGTGACCCGGGAGTACTACATTAACGATGCCGGCAACCAGGTCGCCAATCTGTGCTTATCCATCGAGACCCGGTACCTGCAGGAGCTGGGCCAGCCGGCCGAGATGCCGGAGGACGGTTATCATGGAGAGGATATCAAGGGCTTCGCCAAGGAGCTGGTGGCGGAGAAGGGCGACTCTCTGCTGGCTATGACACCGGGCGACCGGGCGGCATTCTTCCGTACCTACGGGCTTGCCAAGGAGCTCGACAAAATCAAACGTGACCTCAGCCGGTTCCGGGTCAACTTCGATATCTGGTTCAGTGAAACCTCCCTCTATGAGAACGGAGAAGTGCTGCGTTCGCTGGATGAGCTCCGCGAGCGCGGAGAAGTCTATGAGAAGGAAGGCGCCACCTGGCTTGCGACCACCAAATACGGCGATGATAAAGACCGCGTGCTGATCAAGAACGACGGCACGTATACGTACCTCACACCGGACATCGCCTATCACAGCGACAAATACGGCCGCGGCTACGACACGATGATCAACATCTGGGGAGCCGACCACCACGGCTATATTCCACGGATGAAGGCGGCTATGGCGGCGCTCGGCAATGATCCCGAGAAGCTCGTGGTGCTGATCGCCCAGATGGTCAGCCTGTTCCAGGACGGCGAGAAGGTCAAGATGTCCAAGCGTACCGGCAAAGCCGTGACGATGGAAGACCTGATGGAGGAAGTCGGAATCGACGCGATCCGTTACTTCTTCACCATGCGCAGCATGGATTCGCATCTGGACTTTGACATGGATCTGGCGATTTCGACATCCAATGAGAACCCTGTATTCTATGTACAGTACGCACATGCGCGGATTTGCAGCATATTCCGCCAAGCGGAGGAGCAGGGGATTGTAGTGCCGGATGCAGCCCAGATTGATTACAGCAAGCTGACTGCCGCACATGAATATGATCTGCTCCGCAAAATCGGTGAACTGCCTGCGGAGATTACCATTGCCGCCGAGGGCTATGCGCCGCACCGGCTGGTCCGCTATGTATACGACCTGGCTTCGCTGTTCCACAGCTACTACAAGGCAGAGCGCGTAATCACTGAGGATGCTGCTCAGACGGTAGCCCGCCTTGCCCTGCTGGGCGCTGCACGGACGGCCATTGCCAATGTCCTGCGGCTGGTTGGTGTTACCGCACCGGACCGGATGTAACTATACTTGGAAAGCGCCGCCCCTATTTTCTGGGGGCGGCGTTTTTTGGTCTTGCCATGCCGCTGTACCTTACGCCTTTGCCGCCGCAGCGGCCTTCGCCCCGCTGCTGCTTCCGCTGCCAGCGCCGCTGCCACCGGCTGCGCTGCCGCCAGCCCCGCTGCTGGCGCTGCCGCTGGCGCGCCGGGCCCGGATGCCTGCGCGCAGCAGCCGCAGCGCATCGGCCGCGCCGCCGCCCAGCGATGCGCGGCGCTGGCCCTTGCGCAGCCGTACCGGCGAGGCGGTGCGGCGCAAGAGCAGCTTCAGCTCGCGGGGCGACAGCCCCGGCCGCAGCGCGAGCAGCAGGGCCGCGGCACCGGTGACATGCGAGGTCGCCATAGAGGTGCCGCTCATTTCCTTGTACCCCTCCCGCAGCCAGCAGGAGGGGATGCCCTCGCCCGGACCGTACACATCGATGTACGGTCCGCGGTTGCTGAAGGCCGCGACGCGCTGCCTTCTGTCAAGAGCGCCTACGGCAATCGTCTCCGGATAGCGCGCGGGGTAATCCCCGCCGCGCTTGCCGTCGTTGCCGGCGGAAGCGATGATGGCAATCCCGGCCCGGTAGGCCTTGATTACCACATCATGCAGAGCCTTGCTCCGGTTCCTCATCCCGAAGCTCATGTTAATGATATCGATTTTGTTCTGCACGCACCAATCGATGCCAAGGACAATATCCGACACATAAGCGGAGCCGTTGTGGTCGAAGGCCTTGACCGGATAGAGCAGCGCTCGGGGAGCTACGCCCATCATGTTGCGCGCGCCCCCGGCCGCCGCCAGGGTGCCGGCAATATGCGTGCCGTGGCCGTTGTCATCCAGCGGCATCATGCCGCGGTTCAGCAGGTTGACTCCGGAGGCCAGGGAATGCCTGAGATCAGGATGGCGGAAATCAACGCCCGTATCGATGACGCCGATCTTCACATGAACGCCGGTCGATCTGGACCAGGCCTGCGGAGCGCGGATGGCCCTGATCCCCCAGGGCATCAGGGCGGAACCGCTTTTGTCCGCCAGGGGCGAGTGAACCTTAATCCGGTGGTCTTCTTCTATACAGAGGGAATCCGCATAACGGTCCATCAGCCGCTCTGCTCCGGCGGCGGGCACGAAAAAAGCCCGGATCAGCGTAGAGACCTGAACCTGCCTCAGGCCAGGCTTTTTACTCTTCAGAGATTTCCACTGCGACAATGCGCCGGCATACATGCGGGGGTCGTTGAAGGTCACAATGTGCCGTGGTGCACTTTTGGAGGCAGCCTTCATTTCTTCAAGCAGCATCTGCCAAAATCCGTAATAATCCATAGGTTACGCCGTCCCCTCCTCGGTGCCGTGCTGCCATATTGTATGAAAGGGGGATGGCGTCCGAATGGGAACTTGCCCTTTTTTAACGAAATAGGCTGCCCATCGTGTCAAAAGGCTGGAGTTTACATAAAATAAACAGAGGGAACCGCGAGGCGCCCTGCAACATCCCGTAAGGAGCCGATCCTTGGCGTGGATACAGTCATGCGCGGAGGGGTAACCCCTCCGCCTTTTTGGAATGAAAAGCCCGCCCATGCTCATCCCATTTATTGCCCTGTCCAGGTGGACAAGCCTTCTTCATGCGGAAGCACCGCCAATCCTGTTTCCCTGATCTTGCTGCAATAGACTTGCAATTTACCCGCAAATAGGTTTTACTTAGTTTTGTTAATGGATATCATGAATGAAGCATGATTGAATGTGAACAATGCGTGAGAGGAAGTGTCCTTTAGTGAGTACGCCACTCAATTTAAAGCTGGACCCTGAGAAAGTAAAAGAAATGCCGATGGTAGACCTGGCCTTCCTGGTGCTTAAGGCAGCCAATACGCCTTACTACTACCGTGATCTGATGGTGGAGGTTGCCAAGCTGCGCGGGTTGACCGATCAAGAGAGCCAAGATACGATCGCCCAGCTATATACCGAGATTAATATTGACGGACGTTTTGCCTGTGTCGGAACCAACCTGTGGGGGTTGAAGCGCTGGTACCCGCTCGAACGCTCCGATGACCCTGTCGGCAACACCAAGCGTGTGCGGATCATCAACGACGAAGACGACGATCTGGAAGATGACGACTTCACCGATGAAGAAGAGAATTATGCTGCCGAGGAAGAGGATTTCGATGCGATTGACGAAGATCGCGACGACCTCTATTCCGACGACGACAGCGAAGAGGAAGTTGACGAAGATGTAGTCATCGATGAAGACGACATTGACGAAGACGAATCGGATGATGAAGATTCCGAAGACGGCGAAGAAGACGATGCCGACGATGAGGACGAGGAAGATAAATATTAGAACAGTCTTTGCAGCGCGCAATTCCTCCCTTGACAGGGGCGGGACGCTCAGAGTAAACTATTGCATGGGCTTATAATGAAAGTTAATATTGTTTTCGAAAATAAAAAGTGCCCCGGGTCTACGGGTGTCACTTTTTTGTTTTTTTACAAGATAAGAAGGAATAGGCTTCGCTTCATTTGTATGCCAAGAAGCTGCGGTTTTCCGCGATTCCCAGGCTGCCGGCCTTGAATTTTGGCGGGTGGAAGCAACTTTCGGGTTCCCCGGTTGGATGATGGAAAAAAGGGATACGATAAGCATCAAGCGTCCCCTGAATTTCTGGACTTTATTTAGGAGGGTTTTAGAGTGACAAAGTATATTTTCGTAACGGGTGGCGTTGTGTCTTCCCTTGGCAAAGGCATTACCGCTGCTTCGCTGGGCAGACTGCTCAAGAACAGAGGTCTCAAGGTAACGATCCAGAAATTCGATCCTTACATTAACGTGGACCCGGGAACAATGAGTCCTTATCAGCACGGGGAAGTATTCGTAACCGATGACGGTGCGGAGACCGACCTCGATCTTGGGCATTACGAGCGGTTTATTGACATTAACCTGTCCAAGAACAGCAACGTAACCACAGGC is part of the Paenibacillus sp. FSL M7-0420 genome and harbors:
- a CDS encoding DUF1934 domain-containing protein translates to MTEGPQGKYGVSVTLESVQGTERSVVHAAGEAIAKGQSLYIIYEEQQTAPEGAAVVVRNTLKISEGRIKLIRHGAVQSEQSFEPGQPLPGFYRSPYTQFNLTTDTKTLDIKREGRSLAVSWEYDLYVYGELSGQFAISLNIQEEPQS
- the argS gene encoding arginine--tRNA ligase — translated: MTQSLNPLQLAHERVKEAIADAVVAAGLVSREELPAIVLEVPKDKAHGDMATNAAMQLTKIAKRNPRQIAEAIIEHLDTGRASIEKAEIAGPGFINFTLSKSYLYPVIALVAEQGEGYGRVNIGQGKRVEMEFVSANPTGSLHLGHARGAAVGDALCNVLDYAGYNVTREYYINDAGNQVANLCLSIETRYLQELGQPAEMPEDGYHGEDIKGFAKELVAEKGDSLLAMTPGDRAAFFRTYGLAKELDKIKRDLSRFRVNFDIWFSETSLYENGEVLRSLDELRERGEVYEKEGATWLATTKYGDDKDRVLIKNDGTYTYLTPDIAYHSDKYGRGYDTMINIWGADHHGYIPRMKAAMAALGNDPEKLVVLIAQMVSLFQDGEKVKMSKRTGKAVTMEDLMEEVGIDAIRYFFTMRSMDSHLDFDMDLAISTSNENPVFYVQYAHARICSIFRQAEEQGIVVPDAAQIDYSKLTAAHEYDLLRKIGELPAEITIAAEGYAPHRLVRYVYDLASLFHSYYKAERVITEDAAQTVARLALLGAARTAIANVLRLVGVTAPDRM
- a CDS encoding S8 family peptidase, translated to MDYYGFWQMLLEEMKAASKSAPRHIVTFNDPRMYAGALSQWKSLKSKKPGLRQVQVSTLIRAFFVPAAGAERLMDRYADSLCIEEDHRIKVHSPLADKSGSALMPWGIRAIRAPQAWSRSTGVHVKIGVIDTGVDFRHPDLRHSLASGVNLLNRGMMPLDDNGHGTHIAGTLAAAGGARNMMGVAPRALLYPVKAFDHNGSAYVSDIVLGIDWCVQNKIDIINMSFGMRNRSKALHDVVIKAYRAGIAIIASAGNDGKRGGDYPARYPETIAVGALDRRQRVAAFSNRGPYIDVYGPGEGIPSCWLREGYKEMSGTSMATSHVTGAAALLLALRPGLSPRELKLLLRRTASPVRLRKGQRRASLGGGAADALRLLRAGIRARRASGSASSGAGGSAAGGSGAGSGSSSGAKAAAAAKA
- the rpoE gene encoding DNA-directed RNA polymerase subunit delta → MSTPLNLKLDPEKVKEMPMVDLAFLVLKAANTPYYYRDLMVEVAKLRGLTDQESQDTIAQLYTEINIDGRFACVGTNLWGLKRWYPLERSDDPVGNTKRVRIINDEDDDLEDDDFTDEEENYAAEEEDFDAIDEDRDDLYSDDDSEEEVDEDVVIDEDDIDEDESDDEDSEDGEEDDADDEDEEDKY